In a genomic window of Gossypium arboreum isolate Shixiya-1 chromosome 7, ASM2569848v2, whole genome shotgun sequence:
- the LOC108487442 gene encoding MYB-like transcription factor EOBII, with product MDKKPCKSQEVEVRKGPWTMEEDLILINYIANHGEGVWNSLARAAGLKRTGKSCRLRWLNYLRPDVRRGNITPEEQFLIMELHAKWGNRWSKIAKHLPGRTDNEIKNYWRTRIQKHMNKPAEVCYSNQSDCELLDQQASSSQLPCNSTNTTNADLMGTSYSPLSSFDYYNNIEAFSGQQQQQVMLESPSNQEDNYWNMEDIWSMQILNGN from the exons atggATAAAAAACCATGCAAATCTCAAGAGGTTGAAGTGAGAAAAGGTCCATGGACTATGGAAGAGGATTTGATTCTCATCAACTATATTGCCAACCATGGTGAAGGTGTTTGGAATTCTCTTGCTAGAGCTGCAG GGTTGAAACGTACCGGGAAGAGTTGCCGGCTCCGATGGTTAAACTATCTTCGACCGGACGTTCGGAGAGGCAATATCACACCGGAGGAACAATTCTTGATCATGGAACTGCATGCTAAGTGGGGAAACAG ATGGTCGAAAATAGCGAAGCATTTGCCTGGAAGAACAGATAACGAAATAAAGAACTATTGGAGAACAAGGATTCAGAAACACATGAACAAACCAGCTGAGGTTTGCTATTCAAATCAAAGTGATTGTGAATTACTTGATCAGCAAGCAAGCTCAAGCCAATTGCCTTGCAATAGTACAAATACAACAAATGCAGATTTGATGGGAACATCATACTCTCCATTGTCATCATTTGACTATTACAACAACATTGAAGCATTTTCaggacaacaacaacaacaagtaATGCTCGAATCGCCATCGAACCAAGAAGATAATTATTGGAACATGGAGGATATATGGTCCATGCAGATACTTaatggtaattaa